A region of Ignavibacteriota bacterium DNA encodes the following proteins:
- a CDS encoding ATP-binding cassette domain-containing protein, producing MTDNKAIIEVRNLTVQYGELEVLKNVSFNIEKGEIFVIVGGSGCGKSTLLRQMIGLETPTDGEIFIDGKNFIESTKNERKEILKKFGVMFQSSGLFASMTLAENIKLVLDEYTELNDDEMDDVVDIKLSSVGLSGFRDYYPAEISGGMKKRAALARAMALDPYILFFDEPSSGLDPLTSASLDKLIIEINRIFKTTMIIVTHDLASVLSISQRIIMLDKSVKGILAEGTLEQLVSMNDNEMVYNFFNRLSK from the coding sequence ATGACAGATAATAAAGCAATTATTGAAGTCAGAAATCTGACCGTTCAGTATGGAGAGCTTGAGGTTCTAAAAAATGTTTCATTTAATATAGAAAAAGGTGAGATTTTTGTCATAGTCGGAGGAAGCGGTTGTGGAAAAAGTACACTTCTCAGGCAGATGATAGGTCTTGAAACACCAACAGACGGCGAAATTTTTATTGATGGAAAGAATTTTATTGAATCAACAAAAAATGAAAGAAAAGAAATACTTAAAAAATTTGGTGTGATGTTTCAATCAAGTGGATTATTCGCTTCAATGACACTTGCCGAGAACATTAAACTTGTTTTGGATGAATATACTGAATTAAATGATGATGAAATGGATGATGTTGTGGATATAAAGCTGTCATCTGTTGGTTTAAGCGGATTTAGGGATTATTATCCTGCTGAAATCAGTGGAGGGATGAAAAAGCGTGCTGCACTGGCAAGAGCAATGGCTTTGGACCCTTACATACTATTCTTTGATGAACCTTCATCTGGTTTAGATCCACTGACATCTGCATCATTAGATAAATTAATAATCGAAATTAACCGAATATTTAAAACAACAATGATAATTGTAACACACGACCTTGCAAGCGTTTTGTCAATTTCTCAAAGAATTATTATGCTTGACAAGTCGGTAAAAGGCATACTTGCTGAAGGTACTCTGGAGCAACTGGTTAGTATGAATGATAACGAAATGGTATATAATTTTTTTAATCGTTTGTCCAAGTAA
- a CDS encoding proline dehydrogenase family protein — protein MLNQIVLKTLPIVPKSIVFLFAKKYIAGLKLENAINETKKLMEIGGSSTIDVLGEFVTTRERAVHETDMCMEVLDAISEHKLSTYSSIKPTSLGLGIDFDFGYENISKLVAKAKSLGIFVRLDMENSPYTTMTLDLYKKLRDAGFDNVGIVIQSYMRRSMDDVRALIDYKPNIRLCKGIYVESEKIAYKGYEEVRQNFRDLLDLMLDNGLYVGIATHDEPLIEYGLEAVKKRNLKKEDYEFQMLLGVREKRRDEILQMGHNLRVYVPFGEDWYGYSTRRLKENPAMVGHIVKSILGLEK, from the coding sequence ATGTTAAATCAAATAGTTTTAAAGACACTACCGATAGTACCGAAGTCAATTGTATTTTTGTTTGCTAAAAAATATATTGCAGGTCTTAAGCTTGAAAATGCAATTAATGAAACAAAAAAACTTATGGAAATTGGTGGTTCGAGTACTATTGATGTACTTGGAGAATTTGTTACTACTCGTGAGCGGGCTGTCCATGAAACTGATATGTGTATGGAAGTTCTTGATGCTATTTCCGAACATAAGTTAAGTACTTATTCCTCCATTAAACCAACTTCTCTTGGTTTAGGAATTGATTTTGATTTCGGTTATGAAAATATCAGTAAACTTGTCGCTAAAGCAAAGTCCCTCGGAATTTTTGTTCGGCTTGATATGGAAAATTCTCCATATACGACGATGACACTCGATCTTTATAAAAAATTACGTGATGCCGGTTTTGATAATGTAGGAATAGTCATTCAGTCTTATATGCGTCGCAGTATGGATGACGTCAGAGCACTTATTGACTACAAACCGAATATACGACTATGTAAAGGCATTTATGTAGAAAGCGAAAAAATTGCTTATAAAGGGTACGAAGAAGTACGTCAAAACTTCAGAGATTTACTTGATTTAATGCTCGATAACGGGCTTTATGTGGGTATTGCTACTCATGACGAGCCGCTTATTGAGTATGGACTTGAAGCAGTAAAAAAACGTAATCTTAAAAAAGAAGATTACGAATTTCAGATGTTACTTGGCGTTAGGGAGAAAAGACGTGATGAGATACTTCAGATGGGTCATAACCTCAGAGTCTATGTCCCTTTCGGTGAAGACTGGTATGGATATTCCACTCGCAGATTAAAAGAAAATCCTGCTATGGTAGGTCATATTGTCAAATCAATTCTCGGATTGGAAAAGTAA
- the tmk gene encoding dTMP kinase, whose amino-acid sequence MLITFEGIDGCGKTTQLKLVAEMLESRGFKVHSLREPGGTDVSEAIREILLSSKSKLNDITELLLFESARSNLVESIIKPALAKGDYVLCDRFFDSTTAYQGYGRQIDLNVIQNCNEIATGGLKPNLTFYLRLSLQESKKRAGSREKDRIEKAGDNFFLRVIKGFDEIAANEPERVKIIDASGGIDETKIEIFKHISI is encoded by the coding sequence ATGCTTATTACATTTGAAGGTATAGATGGTTGCGGTAAGACTACTCAGTTAAAGCTGGTGGCTGAGATGCTTGAAAGCCGTGGATTCAAAGTCCACAGTCTGCGAGAGCCGGGTGGCACAGATGTTTCTGAGGCTATACGTGAAATATTGCTTTCTTCAAAAAGTAAGTTAAACGATATTACTGAATTGCTTTTATTTGAATCAGCAAGGTCGAATCTTGTTGAAAGCATAATTAAACCTGCTCTTGCTAAAGGTGATTACGTGCTATGTGATAGATTTTTTGACTCTACAACCGCATATCAGGGCTATGGCAGACAAATAGACTTGAATGTAATTCAAAATTGCAATGAAATTGCAACAGGTGGTTTGAAACCAAATCTTACATTTTATTTGAGATTATCACTTCAGGAATCGAAAAAGCGTGCAGGAAGCCGTGAGAAAGACAGAATCGAAAAAGCAGGTGATAATTTTTTCCTTAGAGTCATTAAAGGTTTTGACGAGATTGCTGCAAATGAACCGGAAAGAGTGAAAATTATTGATGCCTCAGGTGGAATAGATGAAACTAAAATTGAGATTTTTAAGCATATTTCAATTTAA
- the rsmI gene encoding 16S rRNA (cytidine(1402)-2'-O)-methyltransferase, which translates to MDYALKPALYLVSTPIGNLEDITLRALRILRNADIIACEDTRHSGILLKKLEIEHKKLISYHEHNESEQSKKLVELIKSGSSIALISDAGTPLISDPGFRIVALAADEGIMIVPVPGATSFVAALSASGMSVHRFTFAGFAPQKKGRQTFLKKISEIDNTVILFESTHRIEKLLIELFEIAGGERKLCIAREITKIHEEFLRGTIAELIEIVRNKNGLKGEIVVIIDGKN; encoded by the coding sequence ATGGATTATGCTTTAAAACCGGCTTTATATCTTGTTTCAACTCCAATTGGTAATCTTGAGGATATTACATTAAGAGCTTTACGCATTTTGCGTAATGCAGATATTATAGCTTGTGAGGATACCCGCCATTCTGGCATTCTACTCAAGAAACTGGAAATTGAACACAAAAAATTAATCAGCTATCATGAGCATAATGAATCAGAACAAAGCAAAAAATTAGTGGAATTAATAAAATCCGGCTCATCAATTGCATTGATTTCGGATGCCGGAACTCCTCTTATTTCAGATCCGGGCTTCAGAATAGTTGCTTTAGCTGCTGATGAAGGAATTATGATTGTTCCCGTTCCGGGTGCAACTTCATTTGTTGCAGCATTATCGGCTTCAGGTATGAGTGTTCACAGATTTACTTTTGCAGGATTTGCTCCACAGAAAAAAGGACGACAAACTTTTTTAAAAAAAATAAGTGAAATTGACAATACTGTTATACTTTTTGAATCAACTCACCGAATTGAGAAACTCCTCATTGAACTTTTTGAAATTGCAGGCGGAGAAAGAAAGCTATGTATAGCACGAGAAATTACTAAGATTCATGAAGAATTTCTGCGTGGAACAATTGCGGAGTTGATAGAAATCGTTAGGAATAAAAATGGATTGAAGGGTGAAATCGTCGTTATAATTGATGGAAAGAACTAA
- the tadA gene encoding tRNA adenosine(34) deaminase TadA — MDIALGLAEKSLKNGDVPIGAVIVRGYDIIGKGYNKVEKNANATKHAEIIAINEAIKTTGYKHLIDCTLYVTLEPCPMCAGAIVLSRLKTVIFGAYDPKAGAGGSILNLLNNAQLNHRCEVYGGFLEERCSSMITHFFKDLRRNK, encoded by the coding sequence ATGGACATAGCTCTGGGGCTTGCCGAGAAATCCTTAAAGAATGGAGATGTTCCTATCGGTGCAGTTATAGTGCGGGGTTATGATATAATCGGTAAAGGTTATAATAAAGTCGAAAAAAATGCAAATGCTACTAAACACGCAGAAATTATTGCAATCAACGAGGCAATTAAAACTACAGGTTATAAGCATTTGATTGATTGCACACTATATGTAACTTTGGAGCCTTGCCCAATGTGTGCAGGAGCAATCGTGCTATCTAGATTAAAAACAGTTATATTTGGAGCTTATGACCCTAAAGCAGGAGCAGGCGGAAGCATTCTTAATCTGCTAAATAATGCACAATTAAATCACAGATGCGAAGTTTACGGAGGATTTCTCGAAGAAAGATGCAGCTCAATGATTACTCACTTTTTTAAAGATTTACGGAGAAATAAATAA
- a CDS encoding lysophospholipid acyltransferase family protein: MQKVDIRKILHAKIPGLFHKYPDFIGNLIVNFMKWFVKVDEVNRFLEIAGEKRGLDFIESTFNELNFKYIMSQSDKEKIPSEGRLIIVSNHPLGGLDGLAMLKAISEVRKDVRVVANDILQNLESLSELFIPLDVYSMTKQKSQILNIEAALKDEQAIIIFPAGKVSRLRASGIRDLKWQNGAIRFSGKTEAPVLPIFIEGRNSLTFYLSSLININIGMLMLPRELFRKRNGSIKIKIGDLIPATTFKNSQLKISVQTKLLYKHIYKVRDNEPGLFKTEQTIIHPVEKKNLVEDLGNSRLLSNTNDDMKIYVVEHDVAPNIIKEISRLRELTFRKVGEGSGKTFDMDIHDLYYKHIVLWDDNNNEIVGAYRLGDTHDILDKYGPKGLYNSSLFELSNVYLDMVDSSLEVGRSFIQQKYWRSNALDYIWQGIGAYLSNYPDIKYLWGNVSLSDSYPEIAKALIVKYYSKWYPGDSTLAKPLMVNKFSNKVLADVDKIIYADDLNKDFINLKIALKSLGLSIPVLFRRYSELTTQGGTQFISWGVDHNLNNCIGALILVDLSMIKDEMKERYYSQKSFLV, translated from the coding sequence AAAAAAGGGGCTTGGATTTTATCGAATCCACTTTTAATGAGTTAAATTTTAAGTATATAATGTCTCAGTCAGATAAGGAAAAAATACCTTCTGAAGGACGGCTTATAATTGTATCTAATCATCCGCTTGGCGGGCTTGATGGTCTTGCTATGCTAAAAGCAATAAGCGAGGTTAGAAAAGATGTTAGAGTCGTGGCAAATGACATATTGCAAAATTTGGAAAGTTTGTCCGAACTATTTATTCCGCTTGATGTTTATTCAATGACTAAACAAAAATCCCAGATATTAAATATTGAAGCAGCACTTAAAGATGAGCAAGCGATAATAATTTTTCCTGCCGGAAAAGTTTCAAGGTTACGTGCTTCCGGAATTCGTGATTTAAAGTGGCAGAATGGAGCTATTCGTTTTAGCGGTAAAACTGAAGCTCCGGTACTTCCAATATTCATAGAAGGCAGAAATTCACTGACATTCTATTTAAGCTCTTTGATAAATATTAATATTGGTATGTTGATGTTACCAAGAGAACTCTTTAGAAAAAGAAATGGAAGTATTAAGATTAAAATCGGAGATTTGATTCCTGCTACAACTTTCAAAAACAGTCAACTGAAGATTAGCGTTCAAACTAAGCTGCTTTACAAGCATATTTATAAAGTAAGAGATAATGAGCCCGGACTTTTCAAAACCGAGCAAACAATTATTCATCCTGTTGAAAAAAAAAACCTTGTTGAAGATTTAGGTAATTCAAGGTTACTTAGCAATACTAATGATGATATGAAGATTTATGTAGTCGAGCATGACGTAGCACCAAACATCATTAAGGAAATATCGAGGCTTAGGGAATTAACATTTCGCAAAGTTGGAGAAGGAAGCGGAAAAACATTTGACATGGATATACATGATTTATACTATAAGCATATTGTATTGTGGGATGATAATAACAACGAAATTGTTGGTGCTTACAGGCTTGGTGATACCCACGATATTTTAGATAAATATGGTCCGAAAGGACTTTATAATTCTTCTCTTTTTGAACTTTCTAACGTCTATTTAGATATGGTTGATTCATCACTTGAGGTTGGCAGGAGTTTTATTCAACAAAAATATTGGCGAAGTAATGCATTGGACTATATCTGGCAGGGAATTGGGGCTTATTTATCGAATTATCCTGATATCAAGTATTTATGGGGTAATGTTTCACTTAGTGATTCATATCCTGAAATTGCTAAAGCATTGATTGTGAAATATTATTCAAAATGGTATCCGGGTGATTCTACACTTGCTAAACCGCTGATGGTTAATAAATTCAGTAACAAGGTGCTGGCTGATGTTGACAAAATTATTTATGCTGATGATCTAAATAAAGACTTTATAAATTTAAAAATTGCTTTAAAAAGTCTGGGACTTAGTATACCGGTCTTATTCAGACGCTACAGTGAGCTCACTACCCAAGGTGGAACGCAATTTATTTCATGGGGAGTTGACCATAATTTAAATAATTGTATTGGAGCTTTGATTTTGGTTGACTTATCAATGATAAAAGATGAAATGAAGGAAAGATATTACTCGCAAAAAAGTTTTTTAGTTTGA